Genomic DNA from Brenneria izadpanahii:
AGCCAGCGACAACAGGATCATTAAACGCAAAATATTGGTGGTGTTATCCACCTGTTTGGCTTCCGTCGCCAGCACATGCGTGTCAAGCGTGACGCGCAGGAAACCTATCGGCCCGTCTTTGCCTTCAATCGATTGCACCAGTTGATGGTTAAAATAGCTGCCGACCCGGTTGCCGTCCAAGGCCAGCCGATCGCGCAGCGGAACCTGTTCGCCGGCGCGCGCCACCAGAGCTCCATCCTGCTGATAAATACCGGCATCCAAAATACGGCTGTGATCGGTAAGCTGCCTGAGGATACTATTGATTTTCTGGCTGTTATCATCAGCGTTTTCCATCAGCGGAGAGAGACTGAACGCGACTTGCCTGGTCAGCGTGCGCGCGAGTTCTTCAACCTGTTCAGAGCGCGCCATCTGATGACTCAGGCTGAAATAGGAGGCGCCCTGCATCAAAATTACCAGCAGAGCTAAGCAAATCAGCACGATGGCTGTACGATGTAGGCGGAATTTTACCCGGGCCCGAACCATGATTATCCTTACGCGATTTGGATACTTTATGTTGCCAGAAGCGCCGGCGATAGGATAGCTTGTTGCCCTGTTTTCCGGCCAATATGTTTGCGGCAACGAACGCACACGCCGAATCGGCCGCCCCCAGCCATGTTATTACCGTTAGTAGAGGAACTGCCCATGTCGAATAGTCTGACCTATCGCGATCTCCCGGATGAGATTAACCGTTGGCCCGGACTGCCGCTATCACTGAGCGGTAATGAAGTTATGCCGCTCGATTATCGCGCCGGCGACACCGGCTGGGTGCTGTACGGCAACATACTCGATAAAAATTTGCTTTCCCGTTATCAACGTCGCCTGGGCGTGGCGATGGTCATTGTCAGCGCATGGAATGTGGGCGATTATCAGGTGGTCCGGCTGGCGGGCACATTGACGCCGAAAGCGACAAAGCTGGCGCATGAGCTGGATATGGATGTCGCGCCGATGAGCAACGCCCCCACGCTGCGCTCGCCAGGTTTGCTGGTGATGGATATGGATTCCACCGCGATTCAGATTGAATGTATTGATGAAATCGCCAAACTGGCGGGCACCGGCGATTTGGTTGCCGAGGTGACCGAACGCGCAATGCGCGGCGAGCTGGATTTTGCCGCCAGTCTGCGCGAGCGGGTGGGAACCTTAAAAGGCGCTGATGCGAATATTCTGCGCGAAGTCCGCAAAAACCTGCCGCTGATGCCGGGGCTGACCAATATGGTCAGTCAGCTTCAGGAAGCGGGCTGGCATGTGGCCATCGCTTCCGGCGGATTCACCTATTTCGCCGATC
This window encodes:
- a CDS encoding YtjB family periplasmic protein gives rise to the protein MVRARVKFRLHRTAIVLICLALLVILMQGASYFSLSHQMARSEQVEELARTLTRQVAFSLSPLMENADDNSQKINSILRQLTDHSRILDAGIYQQDGALVARAGEQVPLRDRLALDGNRVGSYFNHQLVQSIEGKDGPIGFLRVTLDTHVLATEAKQVDNTTNILRLMILLSLAIGIVLTRTLLQNRRTRWQQSPYLLTASTPLKEDDGDETENGDASDGDAPEQPQKKG
- the serB gene encoding phosphoserine phosphatase, giving the protein MSNSLTYRDLPDEINRWPGLPLSLSGNEVMPLDYRAGDTGWVLYGNILDKNLLSRYQRRLGVAMVIVSAWNVGDYQVVRLAGTLTPKATKLAHELDMDVAPMSNAPTLRSPGLLVMDMDSTAIQIECIDEIAKLAGTGDLVAEVTERAMRGELDFAASLRERVGTLKGADANILREVRKNLPLMPGLTNMVSQLQEAGWHVAIASGGFTYFADHLKDKLGLVAAVANEMGMRDGKLTGEVVGPIVDAKYKVATLHKLAKKLEIPLEQTVAIGDGANDLLMLKGSGLGIAYHAKPKVNEQSAVTIRHADLTGVLCILSGSMRHEKR